In Streptomyces sp. DG2A-72, one genomic interval encodes:
- a CDS encoding phytanoyl-CoA dioxygenase family protein, with translation MKLTEEQLASFHNDGFVLLEDAFSGDEIDALCIALAEDQRVPGPCLITENDGVTPRSIYASHTRHPVFERLVRTERLLGPARQITGEDLYVHQMKINSKQAFGGERWAWHQDYIVWRDADNMPAASQVNVALFLDDVTEFNGPVIFLRGSHRLGTLERGASAQDHGTGHIDPDAYSLTPAELADLVKQHEMVSPKGARGGVLLFSSQIVHGSGTNVSPFARRLLILTYNPVSAAPRPVGAPRPEHLVGRDHTPLEVDRGPLDRT, from the coding sequence ATGAAACTCACCGAGGAACAGCTCGCCAGCTTCCACAACGACGGATTCGTGCTGCTGGAGGACGCGTTCTCCGGCGATGAGATCGATGCCCTGTGCATCGCGCTGGCCGAGGACCAGCGCGTGCCGGGCCCGTGTCTGATCACCGAGAACGACGGCGTCACCCCGCGGTCGATCTACGCCTCGCACACCCGCCACCCGGTCTTCGAGCGGCTGGTACGCACCGAGCGGCTGCTCGGCCCGGCCCGGCAGATCACCGGCGAGGACCTCTACGTACACCAGATGAAGATCAACTCGAAGCAGGCGTTCGGCGGCGAGCGGTGGGCGTGGCACCAGGACTACATCGTCTGGCGCGACGCCGACAACATGCCGGCCGCCTCGCAGGTGAACGTCGCGCTCTTCCTCGACGACGTCACCGAGTTCAACGGCCCGGTGATCTTCCTGCGCGGCTCGCACCGGCTCGGCACGCTGGAACGCGGCGCGTCCGCGCAGGACCACGGCACCGGCCACATCGACCCGGACGCGTACTCCCTGACCCCGGCCGAACTCGCCGATCTGGTCAAGCAGCACGAGATGGTCAGCCCGAAGGGTGCGCGTGGCGGCGTGCTGCTGTTCAGCTCGCAGATCGTCCACGGGTCCGGGACCAACGTCTCCCCGTTCGCCCGCCGCCTGCTGATCCTCACCTACAACCCGGTGTCGGCCGCGCCGCGCCCGGTCGGCGCCCCACGCCCGGAGCACCTCGTAGGCCGCGACCACACGCCGCTCGAGGTCGACCGCGGTCCGCTCGACCGCACCTGA
- a CDS encoding cytochrome P450, which yields MDLRQTGIATAPAYSLDGGGSLHRWLRDMRLRHPVHQDPLTRVWTLYRHRDITQATADPAAFSSELWRHLPGEMGTGNLTAGNLTAMDPPRHRLVRDLVSRSFTARAVAGLRPRITAIATRLVDAVADRGEMDVVADLSDPLPVLVIGDLLGLPTEEWELFRDWAQRLLSFDKGNLTDEAVRKRVADTQQELLDYLKVHCRRRRANPQDDLISRLTQAEVGGERLTEEEVVNFANLLLLAGHVTTTLLLANIVLTLDEHPAAAAEVRADRALIPGAIEETLRYRPVIVSNMRVTTRAVTVGAEQLPAGQFVSLSFISGNRDEQHFTDADRFDIHRDARKHLGFGHGIHYCLGAPLARLELEIALEAILDRFSRFEVTGTPVDYYDTPGVAGPRSLRIAFRHH from the coding sequence ATGGATCTTCGGCAAACCGGCATCGCAACGGCACCGGCGTACTCGCTGGACGGAGGAGGCTCGCTGCACCGGTGGTTGCGGGACATGCGGCTGCGCCATCCGGTGCATCAGGATCCGCTCACTCGCGTGTGGACGCTCTACCGGCACCGTGACATCACACAGGCCACCGCCGACCCGGCCGCCTTCTCGTCGGAGCTGTGGCGGCATCTGCCCGGGGAGATGGGCACCGGCAACCTCACCGCGGGCAACCTGACAGCGATGGATCCGCCCCGGCATCGCCTGGTGCGGGATCTGGTCAGTCGCTCGTTCACGGCCCGTGCGGTCGCGGGACTGCGGCCCAGGATCACCGCCATCGCGACCCGACTGGTCGACGCCGTCGCCGACCGCGGTGAGATGGACGTCGTCGCCGACCTCTCCGATCCGCTTCCCGTCCTGGTGATCGGCGATCTGCTCGGTCTGCCGACGGAGGAATGGGAGCTGTTCCGTGACTGGGCGCAGCGCCTGCTCTCGTTCGACAAGGGCAACCTGACGGACGAAGCGGTCCGTAAGCGCGTCGCGGACACCCAGCAGGAGCTGCTGGACTACCTGAAGGTCCACTGCCGGCGGCGCCGGGCGAATCCCCAGGACGATCTGATCAGCCGCCTGACCCAGGCCGAGGTCGGCGGGGAGCGGCTCACCGAGGAAGAGGTGGTGAACTTCGCCAACCTCCTCCTGCTCGCCGGTCATGTGACGACCACGCTGCTGCTGGCGAACATCGTCCTGACACTCGACGAGCACCCCGCCGCGGCAGCCGAGGTACGCGCCGACCGGGCGCTGATTCCGGGGGCCATCGAGGAGACCCTCCGGTACCGGCCGGTGATCGTCAGCAATATGCGCGTCACCACCCGCGCGGTCACGGTCGGTGCCGAACAGCTGCCGGCGGGCCAGTTCGTGTCGTTGTCGTTCATCTCCGGCAACCGCGACGAGCAGCACTTCACCGACGCCGACCGGTTCGACATCCACCGTGACGCCCGCAAGCATCTGGGGTTCGGCCATGGGATCCACTACTGCCTGGGTGCGCCGCTGGCCCGCCTCGAGCTGGAGATCGCACTCGAGGCGATACTCGACCGCTTCAGCCGGTTCGAGGTGACGGGCACGCCCGTCGACTACTACGACACGCCCGGGGTCGCCGGTCCGCGTTCCCTGCGCATCGCCTTCCGTCACCACTGA
- a CDS encoding cytochrome P450, with protein MSGQPVSDQQNSSDVHAPPNVISDPHAVYTHMREQAAACPMRSLDGSLMWVVGRHEGVRSMLADPRFANDPASVPGGAPLMQVNAMRNLGLAEELIPYLADTLLDNDGASHSRLRRLVAPAFTARRILNLRPRIERLTDDLLDGLAEHAEDGVVDFLSLFAYPLPITVICELVGVPMADRPAWLRWTHALSFEQEKLGETLGPLVDYTQALVGRRRSQPADDLISELIRAQDGDRLTDRELVTMVLSLVIAGHDTTANFLANSVWALLTHPDQLALVRADPELMPQAVHELLRWCGPVLVSRMRYVTEDADLGWAAFQAGDAVMAALSGANHDPREFPEPERLDVTRQNRTRGEAHVSFGAGPHYCLGAGLARHQAEIALGRLLARWPALALAVSPEELNWQPVSGMRKLEHLPLRLNGPSDSSA; from the coding sequence GTGAGTGGTCAGCCTGTCAGCGATCAGCAGAATTCGAGCGACGTACATGCGCCGCCCAACGTGATTTCCGACCCGCACGCCGTGTACACGCATATGAGGGAGCAGGCAGCAGCCTGTCCCATGCGCTCGCTCGACGGGTCACTGATGTGGGTCGTCGGACGCCATGAGGGCGTACGGTCGATGCTCGCCGATCCCCGGTTCGCGAACGATCCGGCCTCGGTCCCGGGCGGCGCGCCGCTCATGCAGGTCAACGCGATGCGGAACCTCGGCCTCGCCGAGGAGCTCATCCCGTATCTCGCGGACACGCTGCTCGACAACGACGGGGCGAGCCACAGCAGGCTGCGCCGTCTGGTGGCGCCCGCGTTCACCGCGCGGCGCATCCTCAACCTGCGTCCGCGCATCGAGCGGCTCACGGACGATCTCCTGGACGGGCTGGCGGAACACGCCGAGGACGGCGTCGTCGACTTCCTCAGCCTGTTCGCCTACCCGCTGCCCATCACGGTGATCTGTGAACTCGTCGGGGTGCCGATGGCCGACCGCCCCGCCTGGCTGCGCTGGACCCACGCGCTCTCGTTCGAGCAGGAGAAGCTGGGGGAGACGCTCGGCCCGCTCGTGGACTACACGCAGGCGCTGGTCGGGCGTCGCCGGTCCCAGCCGGCGGACGACCTGATCAGCGAACTGATCCGGGCGCAGGACGGCGACCGTCTCACCGACCGGGAACTGGTCACGATGGTGCTCAGTCTGGTCATCGCGGGGCACGACACCACGGCCAACTTCCTCGCCAACAGCGTCTGGGCGCTGCTGACCCACCCCGACCAGCTGGCGCTGGTCCGCGCCGACCCGGAGCTGATGCCGCAGGCGGTGCACGAGTTGCTGCGCTGGTGCGGGCCCGTCCTGGTGTCGCGGATGCGGTACGTCACCGAGGACGCCGACCTCGGGTGGGCGGCGTTTCAGGCGGGGGACGCGGTGATGGCCGCGCTGAGCGGCGCCAACCACGATCCGCGGGAGTTCCCGGAGCCGGAGCGCCTGGACGTCACCCGGCAGAACCGGACCCGCGGGGAGGCACACGTGTCGTTCGGCGCCGGGCCGCACTACTGCCTCGGCGCCGGGCTGGCACGCCACCAGGCAGAGATCGCGCTGGGACGGTTGCTCGCCCGCTGGCCCGCGCTGGCCCTGGCCGTGAGCCCCGAGGAGCTGAACTGGCAGCCGGTGTCCGGCATGCGGAAGCTCGAGCACCTGCCGCTACGGCTGAACGGGCCCAGCGACTCGTCCGCCTGA
- a CDS encoding thioesterase II family protein, which yields MSAERARLVTLGGAQRQEAKWTLVCVPHAGGSAVAFHSWHRVFGPRGIAVRAVHWERPDGSERRSSIESRAAALASTVRELAEPWILLGHSLGALIAAETVRRLENSAGPLPERAVLCAAAPPGSRRTFPPDVLRASDERMTAYVRRLGGTDESLLTDPEFGPQVLAGLRADLDLIERYTPDFAYPLKSPVSVYGAAADHDVPVETLQGWRQVAPGARVRVFGGNHFFLHDDPAAVCEAVTADCAQDGLDWARG from the coding sequence ATGAGCGCCGAGCGGGCAAGGCTCGTCACGCTGGGCGGAGCGCAGCGGCAGGAGGCGAAGTGGACGCTGGTCTGCGTGCCCCACGCCGGTGGCAGCGCCGTGGCCTTCCACTCCTGGCACCGGGTGTTCGGCCCACGCGGCATCGCGGTCCGGGCCGTGCACTGGGAACGGCCCGACGGGTCGGAACGCCGCTCCAGCATCGAGTCCCGCGCCGCCGCCCTCGCGAGCACGGTGCGCGAGCTTGCGGAGCCGTGGATCCTGCTGGGCCACAGTCTCGGTGCGTTGATCGCCGCGGAGACGGTGCGCCGGCTGGAGAACTCGGCCGGGCCGCTCCCGGAGCGTGCGGTGCTGTGCGCTGCTGCGCCTCCCGGCTCCCGGCGGACCTTTCCGCCCGATGTGCTCAGAGCGTCCGACGAGCGCATGACCGCCTACGTCCGACGGCTCGGCGGTACGGACGAAAGCCTCCTGACCGATCCCGAGTTCGGCCCGCAGGTCCTGGCCGGGCTGCGCGCCGACCTGGACCTGATCGAGCGGTACACACCGGATTTTGCGTACCCGTTGAAGTCGCCGGTCTCGGTGTACGGCGCCGCGGCGGACCACGACGTCCCGGTCGAGACGCTTCAGGGGTGGCGGCAGGTGGCCCCGGGAGCCCGGGTGCGCGTCTTCGGCGGCAACCACTTCTTCCTGCATGACGACCCGGCCGCGGTCTGCGAGGCGGTGACCGCGGACTGCGCGCAGGACGGTCTGGACTGGGCCCGCGGATAG
- a CDS encoding FkbM family methyltransferase, whose protein sequence is MSEERTAHAVPGAARQEVSLPDGRRVSCTSPAEALLIWREATGSGLYGLAARELRPHDSVLDIGANVGLVSIAFTDAQRTLRIVAAEPVPDVFACLRDNITRHVPGATAVRTAVGAASGVQDFTYYPAAPGNSGLYADRAADDALTRTFLRHGGLDEEAVDMMIDGLHDGRTIQVPVTTVSDLMSEQDLRSVALLKVDVERAELDVLRGVDAADWPRIGAVVAEVHDEGGRLTQLSELLRDVGFSLRVRQDPALRGTELYEVYAYRAERSREPVVTHDAHEEAGR, encoded by the coding sequence ATGAGCGAGGAACGGACCGCGCACGCCGTACCCGGCGCGGCGCGGCAGGAGGTGAGCCTCCCGGACGGCCGACGGGTGTCGTGCACCAGCCCCGCGGAGGCGTTGCTCATCTGGCGGGAGGCGACCGGCAGCGGCCTGTACGGGCTCGCCGCACGGGAGTTGCGCCCCCACGACTCGGTTCTCGACATCGGCGCCAACGTCGGGCTGGTGTCGATCGCGTTCACGGACGCGCAGCGCACGCTCCGGATCGTCGCCGCGGAACCGGTTCCGGACGTCTTCGCCTGTCTGCGGGACAACATCACCCGCCACGTCCCGGGAGCGACCGCGGTGCGCACCGCCGTGGGAGCCGCGTCCGGTGTCCAGGACTTCACCTACTACCCGGCAGCCCCCGGCAACTCCGGCCTGTACGCCGACCGAGCGGCCGACGACGCCCTCACCAGGACCTTCCTGCGCCACGGCGGTCTCGACGAGGAAGCCGTCGACATGATGATCGACGGACTGCACGACGGCCGGACGATCCAGGTCCCGGTCACGACGGTCTCCGACCTCATGAGTGAGCAGGATCTCCGATCCGTCGCGCTGCTCAAGGTGGACGTCGAGCGTGCGGAACTCGACGTCCTGCGCGGTGTCGATGCCGCCGACTGGCCGCGCATCGGCGCTGTCGTGGCGGAGGTCCACGACGAGGGAGGCCGGCTCACACAGCTGAGCGAGTTGCTGCGGGACGTGGGCTTCTCGCTGCGGGTGCGGCAGGACCCCGCACTGCGCGGCACCGAGTTGTACGAGGTCTACGCCTACCGGGCGGAGCGCTCGCGGGAACCGGTCGTGACGCACGACGCCCACGAGGAGGCGGGCCGATGA
- a CDS encoding cytochrome P450, translating into MPRGRPVTAPCSMELCDPDLYAQGRPEELWQRMRRAAPVHEGEYDGRRFHAVLSHAEISRVVKDTRNFTSQQGMRLDQNPAATAAASGKMLIITDPPRHGGIRRIVSGAFTPRMVARLERTMRDTVTAVLDEALEAGECDFTRVAARLPLTVICDMLGVPPGDRDFMLERTMVAFGAGTGTDPLASAAAHVDILSYYEELLARRRREPQEDIVTALAHGAVDGVPLTDEEIFLNCDGLVSGGNETTRHASVGGLLALVRSPSQWESLREDPDLLPTAVQEILRFTSPAMHVLRTSTAAVEIAGHALAPGDQVALWLAAGNRDDAVFPDPDRFDVTRRPNPHLAFAAGPHYCLGAALATRELTVLFEELLRRVRGAELTGPPRRTRSILIWGYDALPVRLVAA; encoded by the coding sequence ATGCCACGTGGTCGGCCGGTCACCGCGCCCTGTTCGATGGAGCTCTGCGACCCGGACCTCTACGCTCAGGGACGCCCCGAGGAGCTCTGGCAGCGGATGCGGCGGGCAGCTCCCGTGCACGAGGGCGAGTACGACGGTCGCCGGTTCCACGCCGTGCTGTCGCACGCCGAGATCTCCCGGGTCGTCAAGGACACCCGGAACTTCACTTCCCAGCAGGGCATGCGGCTGGACCAGAACCCCGCCGCGACGGCGGCGGCCTCGGGCAAAATGCTGATCATCACCGATCCGCCGCGGCACGGCGGGATCCGACGGATCGTCAGCGGCGCCTTCACCCCGCGCATGGTGGCCCGGCTGGAGCGCACCATGCGCGACACGGTCACCGCCGTCCTGGACGAAGCCCTGGAGGCCGGCGAGTGCGACTTCACCCGGGTCGCGGCCAGGCTGCCGCTCACGGTGATCTGCGACATGCTCGGCGTGCCGCCCGGCGACCGGGACTTCATGCTGGAGCGCACCATGGTGGCCTTCGGCGCGGGAACGGGAACCGACCCGCTCGCGTCGGCCGCGGCACACGTGGACATCCTGTCGTACTACGAGGAACTGCTGGCCCGCCGTAGACGCGAACCCCAGGAGGACATCGTCACCGCGCTGGCACACGGCGCGGTCGACGGTGTTCCCCTCACAGATGAGGAGATCTTCCTCAACTGTGACGGGCTCGTGTCGGGAGGCAACGAGACCACACGGCACGCGAGCGTCGGCGGCCTGCTGGCACTGGTGCGGAGTCCATCGCAGTGGGAGTCGTTGCGCGAGGACCCGGATCTGCTGCCGACCGCGGTGCAGGAGATCCTGCGGTTCACCAGCCCCGCGATGCACGTGCTGCGCACGTCCACCGCCGCGGTGGAGATCGCCGGTCACGCGCTGGCCCCCGGCGACCAGGTGGCGCTGTGGCTGGCCGCGGGCAACCGCGACGACGCCGTGTTCCCGGACCCCGACCGATTCGACGTGACCCGGCGGCCCAACCCCCATCTGGCCTTCGCCGCCGGGCCCCACTACTGCCTCGGCGCGGCACTCGCCACGCGGGAGCTCACCGTTCTGTTCGAGGAACTGCTGCGGCGGGTGCGTGGCGCCGAGCTGACCGGTCCGCCGCGGCGGACGCGGTCGATCCTGATCTGGGGCTACGACGCGCTGCCCGTGCGACTCGTCGCCGCATGA
- a CDS encoding LuxR family transcriptional regulator, with translation MFSARRYGEALTVVTHLFNSSHTALLERQAEISEIERRLDDLRGGFGGVIAVEGAPGTGKSSLLHLLHGKAVDNKFLVLHARGNEFEGSFALGAVAQLIESAAEDLPGGDMPGRLHGSRIARLLHGKLPDETHAAEWHSLLHELHRIFLDLASDQRLVLVVDDAQLADLPSLRFLSYLAARVGRSPIVLTVAVEPRGPSPAADLLGTVVTSFESTVLRPAPLSLRALEQVVAETVGGPDPTAIAESIFEATDGNPMLVRALLDEAATGPGRTARTGRDWLTKRAPRSLMRWIIRKLRSLPGPSLELAQAVAVLGRATEPWVVERTTGRTDTGVEKALAALIDAEILVDGPVLRFAQPLVRTAVQDSTPLLTRGQLHARAARALATTGASPEQIAGHLLEAPTQGDRRTVRSLLDAAAAATARGGEPETIPYLRRALREPPAGRDLPMVLTRLGTAELSVDHEAAAGHLREALEHTSDPDARGAVARDLAWALAAGSRFEEAVTVLADTIAELPVGDAVADLDDALSWIGRLSPGARELRRQRLAQIREQSAGTSSHGSVHLLLDQLWNGTDATRMADSADDVLRRAGLPTENGVGWGAALTATWSLAVCDRLPQARRAVRALADEARRRGVHLFHLDHCLQAYVELRLGQVSAAAELATTALEASESAGRPTIAQPMAAAALVEALIEQGELERATTELSTRELLDVEGDTSAHLPLLRARGRLRLALGQTDAGVADLVRGRRLDAELGPAAGSVGTWAPMITALHRSGRVRDARELGEEELARAYAFGAARPLAVVLRALASTAAPDRALLLLEEAVDLLDGSPALLERAHTLYIHGRALGKAGKTSTAREQLRLAVELAGDCGAYPLHSRAREELLSLGAPARGPGRRKRSPSTLTPAEERVAALAAEGLSNRDISQALFVTVKTVEWHLTQAYRKLGVDSRENLPCALGTSLPEPH, from the coding sequence ATGTTCTCGGCCAGGCGATACGGGGAAGCACTGACCGTGGTAACTCACTTATTCAACAGCTCACACACCGCACTTCTCGAACGGCAAGCGGAAATATCCGAGATCGAGAGAAGACTCGACGATCTGCGCGGCGGATTCGGTGGAGTTATCGCAGTCGAAGGTGCACCAGGGACAGGCAAGTCAAGCCTCCTGCACCTCCTGCACGGCAAGGCCGTCGACAATAAATTCCTGGTACTCCATGCGAGAGGGAACGAATTCGAGGGCTCATTCGCCCTGGGAGCGGTCGCGCAACTGATTGAATCCGCGGCCGAGGACCTTCCGGGCGGAGATATGCCCGGCCGACTGCACGGTTCACGCATCGCGCGCCTGCTGCACGGCAAACTGCCGGACGAGACGCACGCAGCGGAATGGCACTCACTGCTCCACGAGTTGCACCGCATCTTTCTCGACCTCGCCAGTGACCAGCGCCTCGTACTCGTGGTCGACGACGCACAACTGGCCGATCTGCCCTCATTACGATTCCTCAGTTACCTCGCCGCCCGTGTCGGGCGCAGCCCCATCGTGCTGACCGTCGCCGTGGAACCCCGCGGCCCCAGTCCGGCCGCCGACCTGCTGGGCACCGTGGTCACCTCTTTCGAATCGACCGTGCTCCGGCCGGCGCCGCTGAGCCTGCGGGCCCTGGAGCAGGTCGTCGCGGAGACCGTCGGCGGACCCGACCCCACGGCGATCGCCGAGTCGATCTTCGAGGCGACCGACGGCAACCCGATGCTGGTGCGAGCCTTGCTCGACGAGGCGGCCACCGGCCCCGGGCGAACGGCCAGGACCGGCCGGGACTGGCTGACCAAACGCGCGCCCCGGAGTCTCATGCGCTGGATCATCCGCAAGCTGCGCAGCCTCCCGGGGCCGTCCCTCGAACTGGCTCAGGCGGTCGCGGTGCTGGGCCGCGCGACGGAACCATGGGTGGTGGAGCGGACCACCGGCCGCACCGACACCGGAGTCGAGAAGGCACTCGCCGCGCTGATCGACGCGGAGATCCTGGTCGACGGCCCGGTGCTGCGGTTCGCGCAACCGCTGGTGCGCACGGCGGTCCAGGACAGCACCCCGCTGCTCACCCGCGGCCAGTTGCACGCCCGCGCGGCGCGAGCACTGGCCACCACCGGGGCCTCACCGGAGCAGATTGCCGGACATCTGCTGGAAGCGCCCACCCAGGGCGACCGGCGGACCGTCAGAAGCCTGCTGGACGCCGCCGCAGCAGCGACAGCGCGGGGCGGCGAGCCGGAGACCATCCCCTACCTGCGCCGTGCCCTGCGCGAGCCACCGGCCGGCCGCGATCTGCCGATGGTCCTGACCCGCCTCGGCACGGCGGAGCTGTCGGTCGACCACGAGGCGGCGGCCGGACACCTCAGGGAAGCACTGGAGCACACGTCCGACCCGGACGCCCGCGGCGCCGTCGCGCGGGACTTGGCCTGGGCGCTCGCGGCCGGCTCCCGGTTCGAGGAGGCCGTCACCGTGCTGGCCGACACCATCGCAGAACTTCCGGTGGGGGATGCCGTCGCGGACCTGGACGACGCGTTGTCCTGGATCGGCAGGCTGTCCCCCGGGGCCCGTGAGCTCCGCCGACAACGCCTGGCCCAGATCCGGGAGCAGTCGGCCGGGACAAGCTCCCACGGGAGCGTTCACCTCCTTCTCGACCAGTTGTGGAACGGAACGGACGCCACGCGGATGGCGGACTCGGCCGACGACGTGCTGCGCCGGGCCGGCCTGCCCACCGAGAACGGCGTCGGCTGGGGTGCGGCCCTCACCGCGACCTGGTCCCTGGCTGTCTGCGACCGGCTCCCGCAGGCACGCCGCGCCGTACGGGCGCTGGCTGACGAGGCCCGGCGCCGGGGAGTCCACCTGTTCCACCTCGACCACTGCCTGCAGGCGTACGTCGAGCTGCGACTCGGGCAGGTGTCCGCCGCCGCCGAGCTCGCCACCACGGCCCTGGAGGCGAGCGAGTCGGCGGGCCGCCCCACGATCGCGCAACCGATGGCGGCGGCGGCCCTGGTCGAGGCGCTGATCGAGCAGGGCGAATTGGAGCGGGCCACCACTGAGCTGTCGACACGTGAGCTGCTCGACGTCGAGGGTGACACATCCGCCCACCTCCCCCTGCTGCGCGCCCGTGGACGGCTGCGGCTCGCGCTCGGGCAGACCGACGCGGGGGTGGCCGACCTGGTGCGGGGACGAAGACTCGACGCGGAACTCGGCCCGGCGGCGGGGTCGGTCGGTACGTGGGCACCGATGATCACGGCCCTCCACCGCAGCGGACGGGTGCGGGACGCGCGCGAGCTGGGCGAGGAGGAGCTCGCCCGTGCGTACGCGTTCGGAGCCGCTCGCCCCCTGGCCGTCGTGTTGCGGGCCCTGGCCTCGACCGCGGCCCCGGACCGCGCCCTGCTCCTGCTGGAGGAGGCCGTCGACCTGCTGGACGGCTCACCGGCACTCCTCGAACGGGCCCACACCCTGTACATCCACGGCAGGGCGCTGGGCAAGGCCGGCAAGACCTCGACGGCACGCGAACAGCTCCGGCTCGCCGTCGAACTGGCCGGTGACTGCGGGGCGTACCCCCTGCACAGCCGGGCCCGGGAGGAGTTGCTGTCGCTCGGCGCCCCCGCCCGCGGCCCGGGACGCCGCAAGCGGTCTCCGTCCACGCTGACGCCCGCTGAAGAGCGGGTGGCGGCCCTGGCCGC